From one Sphingobacteriales bacterium genomic stretch:
- a CDS encoding NADPH-dependent oxidoreductase has product MNKAIFSHRSIRKYKSDPIPEDLLKNILEAGSRASTTGNMQVYSIIVTKDEDLKKQLWECHFKQNMVLEAPVVLTFCADFNRFSRWCRLRKAEPGYNNFLSFFTAAIDALLAAQNVCIEAEENGLGICYLGTTTYMANKIIDVLKLPQLVVPVTTVVLGYPDEQPGLTDRLPMEGIIHQNTYKDYTPHDIDMIYSLKESMGIYQQFVDEHQLESLAQVFTEKRYTKKDNEFFSEEFLKAIRRQGFLQ; this is encoded by the coding sequence ATGAACAAAGCAATATTTTCGCATCGAAGTATCCGTAAATACAAATCAGATCCTATCCCTGAAGATTTATTAAAAAACATACTCGAAGCCGGCTCAAGAGCCTCGACAACAGGAAACATGCAGGTATATTCCATCATTGTTACAAAAGATGAGGATTTAAAAAAACAACTCTGGGAGTGTCATTTTAAACAGAACATGGTACTGGAGGCTCCTGTTGTTCTGACTTTTTGTGCCGATTTTAACAGATTTAGCCGATGGTGCCGGCTCAGGAAAGCTGAACCCGGATACAATAATTTCCTTTCTTTTTTTACTGCTGCCATCGATGCACTTCTCGCTGCCCAGAATGTTTGCATTGAAGCAGAAGAAAACGGATTAGGCATCTGTTATTTAGGTACTACGACCTATATGGCAAACAAAATTATTGATGTTTTAAAACTTCCTCAACTTGTTGTGCCTGTAACGACTGTCGTGCTTGGCTATCCTGATGAACAACCCGGACTCACTGACAGACTGCCCATGGAAGGAATTATTCATCAGAATACCTATAAGGACTATACTCCCCACGATATTGACATGATTTATTCTTTAAAAGAAAGTATGGGAATTTATCAGCAATTTGTTGATGAGCATCAGCTTGAATCACTGGCTCAGGTTTTTACGGAAAAGAGATATACTAAAAAAGACAACGAATTTTTTTCGGAAGAATTCCTGAAAGCAATCAGAAGGCAGGGATTTTTGCAATAA
- the miaA gene encoding tRNA (adenosine(37)-N6)-dimethylallyltransferase MiaA translates to MPGLTAVFILGPTATGKTDFSISFSKKVNGEIISCDSRQFYRELNIGTAKPTTNQLNEIKHHFINSLSVHQPYTVADFEEDALKIIEKLFRESRVPIIVGGSGLFAKAISEGLDKIPETDPAIRKQLVEELQNDGINVLLEKLKNLDNQYFNEVDKNNPRRIIRALEVCISTGKPFSYFRQKAPQKRNFNILKTGFYLPTNILYAKIDERCEQMLQQGLLEEVKFLYQWKDLPALKTIGYQEFFDYMENKTSLPEAIKLFKQHSRNYAKRQMTWFRKDSSIRWFDANEKESAEKYLIEMLNQE, encoded by the coding sequence ATGCCCGGTCTGACGGCAGTTTTTATATTAGGCCCTACCGCCACCGGTAAAACCGATTTTTCAATTTCATTTTCTAAAAAGGTTAACGGTGAAATAATTTCCTGCGATTCCAGGCAGTTTTACCGGGAGTTAAATATTGGTACTGCAAAACCGACAACTAATCAGCTGAATGAAATTAAACATCATTTCATCAATTCTTTATCGGTTCATCAGCCATACACTGTTGCAGATTTTGAAGAGGATGCTCTTAAAATCATTGAAAAACTTTTCAGGGAAAGCCGTGTACCTATCATTGTTGGTGGATCCGGCCTTTTTGCCAAAGCTATTTCTGAAGGCCTCGACAAAATCCCCGAGACAGACCCTGCAATCAGGAAACAGTTGGTTGAGGAGCTTCAAAATGATGGAATAAATGTTTTGCTTGAAAAACTTAAAAATCTTGATAATCAATATTTTAATGAAGTGGATAAAAACAATCCAAGGCGTATTATCCGTGCACTTGAGGTCTGCATTTCGACAGGGAAACCTTTTTCCTATTTCCGGCAAAAGGCTCCTCAGAAAAGAAACTTCAATATTTTGAAAACAGGTTTTTATTTGCCGACAAATATTCTTTATGCAAAAATTGATGAAAGATGTGAGCAGATGCTTCAACAGGGATTGCTTGAAGAAGTTAAATTTCTATATCAATGGAAGGATTTACCGGCATTAAAAACAATTGGTTATCAGGAGTTTTTTGATTACATGGAGAATAAAACAAGTTTACCGGAAGCGATTAAACTTTTTAAACAGCATAGCCGCAATTATGCAAAAAGACAGATGACATGGTTCAGAAAAGATAGCAGCATCAGATGGTTCGATGCAAATGAAAAGGAAAGCGCAGAAAAATATCTGATTGAAATGCTTAATCAGGAATAA
- a CDS encoding plasmid pRiA4b ORF-3 family protein: MGVVKLKVSLKSNPHVYRVMEIPDTYNLAQLHHFILKAYEFDPGEFASFYLNYENRKDMIEICLSDMQKDGECTLMKNVRIRDVIKTTEDKLTYIYDFLNMWTFDIEAIQTNMKEKEGAKYPAVVESIGEPPKPEDGSGFNLEDLSPEDMELMRELMQSNEEMFDDELGFDSDFTDEDFEDYSDFEDDEYKY, from the coding sequence ATGGGAGTAGTAAAACTTAAAGTATCACTGAAAAGCAATCCGCATGTTTACCGTGTAATGGAAATACCCGATACTTACAATCTGGCACAGTTGCATCACTTCATCCTAAAAGCCTATGAATTCGACCCCGGAGAGTTTGCATCTTTTTATCTGAATTATGAGAACAGAAAAGATATGATTGAAATATGTCTTTCTGATATGCAAAAGGATGGGGAATGTACACTCATGAAAAATGTCAGAATACGGGATGTTATTAAAACAACGGAAGATAAACTGACGTATATATATGATTTTCTGAACATGTGGACTTTCGATATCGAGGCGATTCAAACCAACATGAAAGAAAAAGAAGGAGCAAAATATCCTGCTGTTGTTGAATCCATCGGAGAACCTCCTAAACCCGAAGATGGATCAGGATTTAATCTTGAAGATCTAAGCCCTGAGGATATGGAACTTATGCGGGAACTGATGCAAAGCAACGAAGAAATGTTCGATGATGAGCTTGGCTTTGACTCAGATTTTACTGATGAAGATTTTGAAGATTATTCCGACTTTGAAGATGATGAATATAAATACTAA